The Capsicum annuum cultivar UCD-10X-F1 chromosome 3, UCD10Xv1.1, whole genome shotgun sequence genomic sequence atatatatatatatattttaattagcCTGAAGTGGGAGTGAAATCTGCTGCTCAAACAAACTTCACTCCGTTGATACACCTACTTAGCAAGGGTCTACTTtaagaaattatatattttttctcattcTATTTTATTTACCTTACTAAATTATATAAGAGGATACTATAaataaaaacattaattaaaattatttaatcatatatttgaTAGTTACTATGggaaaagtaatataaatcacaataattaataattataaatatttttaaaaatattaaagtattttattgactcaaaattataTGAGTGTcatattaacaatttaaaataatcttatataaattttattaatttaagtataataatatatgcataactaagaatttatcactacataaataaatattttaattaaatgatagaattatgcgtaacttaaaattctcaaatatcaatattgagTCTGTGTGTAGCACGACGTAGCCAACTagtaatattatataaaaatgacatctttattctattattattttactcaaaCACCACAAACTTTGAATAGCCAATTTAAATTGGCTCTAACTCGTATATGAGATCTAATTTATGATATTGTTGGACTATTTATTATGAGAtataatatttgtttcaatttgtttgttctattttgatttgataatttttttttaaatattataattttaaattaaaaataattaaatttacaaATATCCTATAAACTTATGATCTCAAATATCTTAtgtaaaaaactaaaatttaaaagtttctTAATGGAAGAAAAGACATTTccactaaaataactaaaaagaaaaataaaaaataagagagaaagtaTTAACAAATTCAATTATATGTTATAAAAAAATACACATTCAAGTTAAAAGATATGATCAAGCACCCTATTAACGGTAATTTGTTCTTTTAAAGTGTAATAAacaatatttgattttgatgGAAAAGcacctactagtaaagaaaaagaGACAGAAGCAACAGAAAAAGGTTACAGGTGGTATAGGTCACGCCACGAACGTGAAGAGCTTCTTGTTGAAAAAAACAGTCACTCCCTCATCACGAGTTACAACCACCTCCCCTCAACTTCAGATAACTCCCATTTCCCCTCCTTTCGTCTTTTGCGCGTCATCCTACAAAGATGTGGCGTTCCATCGTCAACCCAACCGCAACATGCATTCGCCACGTATCTGActtggtataaataaaaatactctaTTTTACTTCATCTCTATTGACGTGACCCGtcctttaataaataaataatctttttattttttaatatactttttttattcatttttatttattattaattttttaattaaatttttatttttatttatcatttttaacatattaagaaaaaataatttttttatatttcatccttactattaattattttttcaagttaattttaacatacaatgtaaatatcatttaatagacttgatatagtaaaataattatattattaattatttttcttaatagacttATCAACTCAAAATGTGACAAATAAAATCGAACggataaagtatttttttatttttgttagttaattaaaataaattttaaggctaaattagattaaatttatttaattttttaatattaaaatttaaatttttaaaaataatataaaaatattataagttataattttttttttaaatttaatttgactttcaaaaaataaaatgagataattaaaaaaaactaataaagtaaataataatattaagtaGTAAAGGTAAAATTTCGGAGTCATTTGGTGAagtgtattaaaaaaaaataatgcatgaattgtgtatatattttattttgtattgaggCGTGCATTATTAATACGTCAAAATCTATTGTATTAATAATGCAATGAACCTAATTCATACATTAGCACGATTacaatatcataatttttcaacatatatatgaaaattatttttgttaaaaaaataaaaataaatcaaacaatgCATAGTAAAAAATACAATCAACaactaattcaatcataattaATACAAGCAATACTAATacaatatattttgtattattcttatacactctaccaattAATCCGTTAGAGTTTCAAAGCATCAATACACATCTTATTAATCCCTtcattctttttatatgttttcttttcttttttaattcaaataatataaattatctcgttttattttttgagagtcaaattaattaatttttcaagttaaattaattagataaattttattttaaaattaaatttaaatacataaaaattctatcaaaagtattgtaaattatagtttttttcatatcaatataaagaaaaactatataaaattataatctttatcaaattaatataaataaaaattttactttaaaaaattaattaaatttaaatatttttacttctgaaaagaaaaattatgatagTTAAAAGGAAACCGACAAATTCATATTGaaggaaatatatatatacaaaaaattaatttcataaattggtTAAGTAATTGAAACTAACAATTTTTGGTTTGAGGATCAAGTAAATAAAATCGCGGAAGTAAGTAACTCCATGTCATATGCTTACGTGGCATCACCGTCCTAATCAGCTACCCTACCCCACCGATATCCTTTGGTTTTAAAATCACCTCTTTTGAAGGACACCCCTCCACAGTCCACACCTAAAAGCTCACTcctttattctctctttctttctttctctctctctctctctagcgTTCATATCTTCATCGTCGGTGATATCGCCGGAAATGAATTTTCCGGCCATCGgtttttgttatggattgtcgaTGTGATGACGTCATGATGTCGTGTTGCCGTCGGAAAATGGGCGAGTTTTTAGCCTTCTCCGTGTTTGTTGAAACTTTAAGCATAACACAAAAAGACTTTTCGCTTAGCTGAGTTTACTAGTTATTCCATGCTACAAGCCTATTTTTCTACTCCATAAATtgattttctaatatataaaaagGTATTCGGTTTTTGCTCAATCGATTTAGCTTTTGATTGAAGACtgagaatttgaatttttagtaCTAGAAGTTGTGGTTATATCCCATTTCCGATGAAAATTCAACCAGTTGACTTCAGTACTATCGAAGAACCGACTAAATATGACTCATTTAAGTCGGTTCCAAAGTCACGGTTCAAGCGATTATTTGAGAGGCAATTTTCAGGACTTTTGAGATCATCGGCGCCGGAGAAGCTGGTTACAGGTGAGGATTTCGCTGGCAATAAGAAGGATGCTGCGTCCGATGAATTCGAACCGAGCTCCATTTGCTTGGCGAAAATGGTGCAGATTTTCATTGAAGAAGGCGAGGATAAACATCGGTGCAATCGGAAATGCAATTGCTTTAATCGAAATGGAAGTGAGAGCTCAGAGGAGGAGACCGAATCATTCAATTGCAATTGTTTCGGTGAATCGAATCAAAATTGCTCTACCGATGCTTGTGAAATCCTTAAGGTATTGCATGTGCCCCGGCCATTTACCTGTTCTGATATATCGTATATAGCTTATAATTTGGTATTTGCACTAAACAAATAGCTATCTCTTACATGCAATTTTGTAACTGATCCATGTCCAATTGATATGTAATATTACCTTATTTTGTTGTTAAAATTCTTCTTCGAGATGAATTCTCATGAGTATGTTATCAGGATAAGCAATCTGTTCTTTGCGTGTTTATCAACAAGTTTACTTTTTTGGTGCAGAGTTTGGTGTCATGTCCTTCGATCATTGAAAGGAACGTCTTAGCGGACATTACAAAGATCATTGAGAAAAATAGAATGATTAAGCGAAAGGACAATATCACCCGAAAGATGGTTGTTGATGGCCTCTTCGTTCTGGGATATGATGTTTCAATCTGCGAGTCTCACTGGGAGAGAACTCCTTCAACTCCTGCTGGTAAATCTTAATCTCATCAACACCACATATGCTGCGTTTTTTCGCTTGATAATTTATTGTCCTGTATAGGATGAGTTAAATTCCTGATAATTTATCATCGGTATGCAGACTTATAAATTACTCTAGCCGAGTTAAAGATTTATATACCAGTAACAGTGAGAGCCTGAAAGGGCAGCCCATGAATTTAAGGTCCCACTATTGGgggtttttttttgggggggttcGGTTGGGGTCAGGGGAAGTGCCGGACTTCAAGGGTCTACTATATGCAACCTGAGTAATTTAATTTCAGGAGTTGCCAAATAATTGCTACAAAGGGTACAGCAATGCAAATGACCGAAGTAGAGTAGATAGATTCAAGAGACTCGTAAAGGATAACAATTAGTAGTTCATAGTTGCAAATGACTCATATAATGATCCCAAATATTTCAAGGTTAGGAACATGGTGATAAGAACCTTGGTCTTGGATAGGAGAAGAATCAGAGGCACTTCActctgtttaaattttcaaatgTTTCTTACTTTTGAAACTACTCATCAGTCATCAGTTGGTGCTTGCCGAAGGCTATTTGCTTCTTGCTTCGACTGCCTTTTGTTCTTTGTTCTAATTTATGGACGGATCATATGTTTTTTGTTCTTATTGGGTTAAGAATTCAACAGAAGTTGGAATCTTTTCTACAGGAAGTTATGAATATATTGATGTGGTGATTGAAGGAGAACGACTTCTAATCGACATTGATTTCAGATCAGAATTTGAAATAGCAAGGTCGACTAGGTCATACAAGGCACTTCTGCAAGTCCTGCCTAACATTTTTGTAGGGAAAGCAGATCGCCTTCAGAAGATTGTTCATTTGCAAACAGAGGCTGCAAAGCAGAGcttgaagaagaaaggaatgCCTTGTCCTCCATGGCGTAAAGCTGAATATGTGAAAGCTAAATGGTTGTCGGCCTACACCCGTATGACACCAGTTCTAATGCCAATAATGACAAACTTTGCTGCTGAAACTGGCACTGCTTCTAAAACCAAACATGAAGCTCTGAAGGATGAAACTTCAGAGGATTCTTGTGGGGCGCTGATGCCTCTGGTTTTTGGAGAGAGCAGCCCTTTGCCAGAGGATAACGCGGTGAAGGATGTGATGGTGCAGCAAGGCGAACCACTGGATATTAAACACAAGGATTCAAGCAAATGTGCCAGGAAGATAACTGGTTTAACTTCTCTGATTGAAGACCTCACATAAAATTTTGACCTGTTCCCTAACCTTTTTTGTCTTTCGTTGCGTCTATATGTTTCGAGCTGAAAACCCCTGTGTGTTTTAGTATTTAGGGGTTTAGTTTTTCGGGCTTATTTGAAACAACGGACAAACTCCCTACCGGTTTGTCTCGGCAGTCTCCCTTCGCATTTTATAGTAAGGGTCTATGAGTCCATGCCACCACTAATACAACTTAGATAGTCGAGAGAGTAATAAAGGAGAACTGTGATCGTCTCATCAGTTCGGTTCTTGGGTATTTTTCAACAGAGTGTTTTGCACAAGCGTTCATCTTAGCAGATGCTTGTTGGCTTGTAGTAGCATTTTACTGATATAATGGCAATGAAGTTCGGAGCTATTGTAGTATGAGCTGCTTTTTGTGTACCTGTTCATACATTATAGTGCTTGCTTGCTCTTTGGTTACGAGTCCTTGTTTCCTGGATGTTTTACTTTATATTTGTTGGGCGAACGCACTCCAGCCAATTTTCCATACTGCTGTGGAACTGATTTTTGTGTAAGGTTTGATTATTTGCTCATTCTTCTTGTACCAAGTACTGGGGGAATTCAATAGAGTATTAGAGGAACTGTGGAACATGCACAGTTACACTTTGCTCTGTGGGAAATTCGGAAGAAAATATGATTTGGTAAAGCCAAAAACGCTTCCTACTCATTCAGGTATGGGAGAACCAATCTTCCAAAGTAACAGAAAGTTTAGTGAGATAATGGCCTACGTACTTGTAGGCACTTACTATCTTAACGTCCAGTGGGCTAGTGGGAAAGAGGCAAAAGCACTCTAG encodes the following:
- the LOC107863833 gene encoding uncharacterized protein LOC107863833 isoform X1; protein product: MKIQPVDFSTIEEPTKYDSFKSVPKSRFKRLFERQFSGLLRSSAPEKLVTGEDFAGNKKDAASDEFEPSSICLAKMVQIFIEEGEDKHRCNRKCNCFNRNGSESSEEETESFNCNCFGESNQNCSTDACEILKSLVSCPSIIERNVLADITKIIEKNRMIKRKDNITRKMVVDGLFVLGYDVSICESHWERTPSTPAEVGIFSTGSYEYIDVVIEGERLLIDIDFRSEFEIARSTRSYKALLQVLPNIFVGKADRLQKIVHLQTEAAKQSLKKKGMPCPPWRKAEYVKAKWLSAYTRMTPVLMPIMTNFAAETGTASKTKHEALKDETSEDSCGALMPLVFGESSPLPEDNAVKDVMVQQGEPLDIKHKDSSKCARKITGLTSLIEDLT
- the LOC107863833 gene encoding uncharacterized protein LOC107863833 isoform X2, which produces MKIQPVDFSTIEEPTKYDSFKSVPKSRFKRLFERQFSGLLRSSAPEKLVTGEDFAGNKKDAASDEFEPSSICLAKMVQIFIEEGEDKHRCNRKCNCFNRNGSESSEEETESFNCNCFGESNQNCSTDACEILKSLVSCPSIIERNVLADITKIIEKNRMIKRKDNITRKMVVDGLFVLGYDVSICESHWERTPSTPAGSYEYIDVVIEGERLLIDIDFRSEFEIARSTRSYKALLQVLPNIFVGKADRLQKIVHLQTEAAKQSLKKKGMPCPPWRKAEYVKAKWLSAYTRMTPVLMPIMTNFAAETGTASKTKHEALKDETSEDSCGALMPLVFGESSPLPEDNAVKDVMVQQGEPLDIKHKDSSKCARKITGLTSLIEDLT